In one Pseudomonas sp. Bout1 genomic region, the following are encoded:
- a CDS encoding urease subunit beta → MIPGEFQIQPGDIELNVGRRTATLSVANSGDRPIQVGSHYHFFETNDALTFDRAASRGMRLNIPAGTAVRFEPGQSREVELVELSGKRRVFGFAGRIMGDL, encoded by the coding sequence ATGATTCCTGGCGAATTTCAGATCCAGCCTGGCGACATCGAACTCAACGTGGGCCGGCGCACTGCCACCCTGAGCGTGGCCAACAGCGGCGACCGGCCGATCCAGGTCGGCTCCCACTACCACTTTTTCGAAACCAACGACGCGTTGACGTTCGACCGTGCCGCCAGCCGTGGCATGCGCCTGAATATCCCGGCCGGCACGGCCGTGCGCTTTGAGCCGGGGCAGAGTCGCGAAGTGGAACTGGTTGAATTGAGCGGCAAGCGCCGGGTGTTCGGCTTTGCCGGAAGAATCATGGGTGACCTTTAG